A region of Tachyglossus aculeatus isolate mTacAcu1 chromosome X4, mTacAcu1.pri, whole genome shotgun sequence DNA encodes the following proteins:
- the TMEM252 gene encoding transmembrane protein 252, giving the protein MQKRALTALRFLTLLTGFLIICLGAVFVSTDSPLNCRGSLFLPYFLLPLGFLILISGIFWSTYHQATQSKNMFSDVFRQHLGSGAAHIQTVDRSDFYLPSYEDSIDPEKQVCSAQEEHSNIPPPYTESCLEFMEETDPYKDTPPPYEVSEVETAGAVAAPVIDRATAEVAAGGGEEASQECLRH; this is encoded by the exons ATGCAGAAACGAGCCCTCACAGCCCTTCGCTTCCTCACCCTCTTGACGGGCTTCCTCATTATCTGCCTGGGTGCAGTTTTTGTCTCCACAGACTCTCCACTGAACTGTAGGGGCAGCCTCTTCCTCCCCTATTTCCTTTTGCCCTTAGGATTTCTCATCCTCATAAGCGGCATTTTCTGGAGCACATACCACCAGGCCACCCAAAGCAAGAACATGTTCAGCGATGTGTTCCGACAACACCTGGGCTCCGGGGCAGCGCACATTCAGACAGTGGACAG GTCAGATTTTTATCTTCCATCTTATGAAGACAGTATAGATCCTGAAAAACAGGTCTGCTCAGCACAGGAAGAGCACTCTAATATTCCTCCACCATATACTGAGAGCTGCCTGGAATTTATGGAGGAAACTGACCCCTACAAGGACACCCCACCACCCTATGAAGTGTCAGAAGTGGAAACGGCAGGGGCAGTGGCTGCGCCAGTCATAGACAGAGCAACAGCAGAagtggcagcaggaggaggagaggaagcaagcCAAGAATGCCTCAGGCACTAA